One Oharaeibacter diazotrophicus DNA segment encodes these proteins:
- a CDS encoding ABC transporter ATP-binding protein, with translation MSEARPAAGAATSAIGLRQVSKVFGSGDQRFTAVDRATVEIARNEFFTLLGPSGCGKTTLLRMIAGFEYPTAGEILLEGVDVAGLPPYARPINTVFQNYALFPHMTVAENIGFGLKMLGKPKAEVDERVAAMLKLVRMEALAGRRTSQISGGQQQRVALARALAPRPKVLLLDEPLSALDYKLRKEMQIELKRLQHETGITFIFVTHDQEEALTMSDRIAVMSAGHILQVGTPRDIYDSPADRFVADFIGETNVLAGRTGAVSGDLASVALAAGGELFAVVPAGFSRTGEVTVVVRPEHARVVASGEPATLSGTLEHAVYFGTDTHFHVRLADGSTFIVRRQNRPGEVLGVEVGDTVGVVVDPRAARLLGN, from the coding sequence ATGAGCGAAGCGCGTCCCGCGGCCGGTGCCGCCACGAGTGCGATCGGCCTGCGCCAGGTCTCCAAGGTGTTCGGCTCCGGCGACCAGCGGTTCACCGCCGTCGACCGCGCCACCGTCGAAATCGCCAGGAACGAGTTCTTCACGCTCCTCGGGCCGTCCGGCTGCGGCAAGACCACGCTCCTGCGCATGATCGCGGGCTTCGAGTACCCGACCGCCGGCGAGATCCTGCTCGAGGGCGTCGACGTCGCCGGCCTGCCGCCCTACGCGCGGCCGATCAACACGGTGTTCCAGAACTACGCGCTGTTCCCGCACATGACCGTGGCCGAGAACATCGGTTTCGGCCTGAAGATGCTCGGCAAACCGAAGGCCGAGGTCGACGAACGCGTCGCGGCCATGCTGAAACTGGTCCGCATGGAGGCGCTCGCCGGCCGGCGCACCTCGCAGATCTCCGGCGGTCAGCAGCAGCGCGTCGCCCTCGCCCGCGCCCTCGCCCCGCGGCCGAAGGTGCTGCTGCTCGACGAGCCCTTGTCGGCGCTCGACTACAAGCTCCGCAAGGAGATGCAGATCGAGCTGAAGCGCCTGCAGCACGAGACCGGCATCACCTTCATCTTCGTCACCCACGACCAGGAGGAGGCGCTGACCATGTCCGACCGCATCGCGGTGATGTCGGCCGGGCACATCCTCCAAGTCGGCACGCCGCGCGACATCTACGACAGCCCGGCCGACCGCTTCGTCGCCGACTTCATCGGCGAGACCAACGTCCTCGCAGGCCGCACCGGCGCCGTCTCCGGCGACCTCGCGTCCGTCGCCCTCGCCGCCGGCGGCGAATTGTTCGCCGTGGTGCCCGCCGGCTTCTCCCGAACCGGCGAGGTGACCGTGGTGGTCCGGCCCGAGCACGCCCGCGTGGTCGCCTCCGGCGAGCCGGCGACCCTCTCGGGCACGCTCGAGCACGCCGTCTACTTCGGCACCGACACCCACTTCCACGTCCGCCTCGCCGACGGCTCGACCTTCATCGTGCGGCGTCAGAACCGGCCGGGCGAGGTTCTCGGCGTCGAGGTCGGCGACACCGTCGGCGTGGTGGTCGATCCGCGCGCCGCGCGCCTGCTCGGGAACTGA
- a CDS encoding ABC transporter permease, with translation MADASDIARRAARRDVLNRWLLSAPALAIIFFAAIGPLLIVLVYSFLAPGPYGDVVWKFSPDAWVGVFLERDIFDDTLSLADAHVRIFLRSAGLSLVTTVLTLIVGFPTAYFIATRPENRRDIWLFLITIPFWTNLLIRTFAILEIIRNEGFLNTMLLRVGLIDKPIQILFTDTAILVGMVYVYLPLMVLPLYASMEKIDFRLVEAGYDLYATPRRVLTNVIVPLVKPGMVAGSILVFIPALGAYVTPSVLGGGKNMMLGNLIELQFGQGRNWPLGAALSISMMVIVMVALIAYVRNAGRAEIRHG, from the coding sequence ATGGCCGACGCGAGCGACATCGCCAGGAGGGCCGCCCGGCGCGACGTGCTGAACCGCTGGCTGCTGTCGGCGCCGGCGCTGGCGATCATCTTCTTCGCCGCGATCGGCCCGCTGCTGATCGTGCTGGTCTATTCCTTCCTCGCCCCCGGCCCCTACGGCGACGTGGTCTGGAAATTCTCGCCGGACGCCTGGGTCGGCGTCTTCCTCGAGCGCGACATCTTCGACGACACGCTCTCGCTCGCCGACGCCCACGTGCGCATCTTCCTGCGCTCGGCCGGGCTGTCGCTGGTCACCACGGTGCTGACGCTGATCGTCGGCTTCCCGACCGCCTACTTCATCGCGACGCGGCCGGAGAACCGGCGCGACATCTGGCTGTTCCTGATCACCATCCCGTTCTGGACCAACCTCCTGATCCGCACCTTCGCGATCCTGGAGATCATCCGCAACGAGGGCTTCCTCAACACGATGCTGCTCCGGGTCGGGCTGATCGACAAACCGATCCAGATCCTGTTCACAGACACCGCGATCCTGGTCGGCATGGTCTACGTCTACCTGCCGCTGATGGTGCTGCCGCTCTACGCCTCGATGGAGAAGATCGACTTCCGCCTCGTCGAGGCCGGCTACGACCTCTACGCCACGCCGCGGCGGGTGCTGACCAACGTGATCGTGCCGCTGGTCAAGCCCGGCATGGTCGCCGGCTCGATCCTGGTGTTCATCCCCGCGCTCGGCGCCTACGTCACCCCGAGCGTACTCGGCGGCGGCAAGAACATGATGCTCGGCAACCTGATCGAGCTGCAGTTCGGCCAGGGCCGCAACTGGCCGCTCGGCGCGGCGCTGTCGATCTCGATGATGGTGATCGTGATGGTCGCGCTGATCGCCTACGTCCGCAACGCCGGCCGCGCGGAGATCCGTCATGGCTGA
- a CDS encoding ABC transporter permease: MAERAFDVRRQRGFTTIAVLCFVALYAPMVMLVFYAFNAGNSLSDWQGFSLRWFVSAFSNTQVIDASIRSVQIASVAAVISTVAATMAALATTRTPPYPGLTFKYAFINQPLMVPEIVTAVALLIFFAQIKVATGYAGLGYLIAAHTAFCVPFAYLPIRARLENMDLTLERAAADLYATPLKTFRYVTLPLLWPGVLAGLMLAFVISLDDVVITNFVKSGGQDTLPTYILGQIRRQVTPEMNAISTAFLLLSILIVTLFFLMAKRRA; encoded by the coding sequence ATGGCTGAGCGCGCCTTCGACGTCCGCCGCCAGCGCGGCTTCACCACGATCGCCGTGCTGTGCTTCGTCGCGCTCTACGCGCCGATGGTCATGCTGGTGTTCTACGCCTTCAACGCCGGCAACTCGCTGTCCGACTGGCAGGGCTTCTCGCTGCGCTGGTTCGTCTCGGCCTTCAGCAACACCCAGGTGATCGACGCCTCGATCCGATCGGTCCAGATCGCCTCGGTCGCCGCGGTGATCTCGACGGTGGCCGCCACCATGGCCGCGCTCGCCACCACGCGCACGCCGCCCTACCCCGGCCTCACCTTCAAATACGCCTTCATCAACCAGCCCTTGATGGTGCCGGAGATCGTCACCGCGGTGGCGCTGCTGATCTTCTTCGCGCAGATCAAGGTCGCCACCGGCTACGCCGGGCTCGGCTACCTGATCGCGGCCCACACTGCCTTCTGCGTGCCCTTCGCCTACCTGCCGATCCGCGCCCGCCTCGAGAACATGGACCTGACGCTCGAGCGCGCCGCCGCCGATCTCTACGCCACGCCGCTCAAGACCTTCCGCTACGTGACGCTGCCGCTGTTGTGGCCGGGCGTGCTGGCGGGGCTGATGCTGGCCTTCGTGATCTCGCTCGACGACGTGGTGATCACGAATTTCGTCAAGTCCGGCGGCCAGGACACGCTGCCGACCTACATCCTCGGTCAGATCCGCCGGCAGGTGACGCCGGAGATGAACGCCATCTCCACGGCCTTCCTGCTGCTCTCGATCCTGATCGTGACCCTGTTCTTCTTGATGGCGAAACGGCGGGCGTGA
- a CDS encoding extracellular solute-binding protein — MTTSRTLAAALAALLASTGLASAAGELNIYNWGNYTSPDMIKKFEAKYDVKVTITDYDSNDTALAKVRQGGSGFDIAMPSQHYIPIWIQEGLIQEVDAGSMENAKNLAPEFANPDFDPGRKYSVPWAWGTVGVSVNTDVLKDPVDSWSLIFDPPEEIKGKINVVPEMNDVIHAAIKYNGGNLCDYDKDMMRKVRDTLVNAKANWIAMEYSTIEKMVAGDYAATSDWNGSAMRQRLQNPKIHYILPKEGFQIWSDNIVVLKDAKNLENAKLFLNFMMDPENAGLNSSFHRYANGIAGSEKFMPADMQDAPELNIPADKMKVAELIKTCPPEAQAIYTKIWTELQK, encoded by the coding sequence ATGACGACGTCTCGGACGCTGGCCGCGGCCCTTGCCGCGCTGCTGGCCTCGACCGGTCTGGCGAGCGCCGCCGGCGAGCTGAACATCTACAACTGGGGCAACTACACCAGCCCCGACATGATCAAGAAGTTCGAGGCCAAGTACGACGTCAAGGTGACGATCACCGACTACGACTCGAACGACACCGCCCTCGCCAAGGTGCGCCAGGGCGGCTCGGGCTTCGACATCGCGATGCCCTCGCAGCACTACATCCCGATCTGGATCCAGGAGGGCCTGATCCAGGAGGTCGACGCCGGGTCGATGGAGAACGCGAAGAATCTCGCGCCCGAGTTCGCCAACCCCGACTTCGACCCCGGCCGCAAGTACTCGGTTCCCTGGGCCTGGGGTACCGTCGGCGTCTCGGTCAACACCGACGTGCTGAAGGACCCGGTCGACAGCTGGTCGCTGATCTTCGATCCGCCGGAGGAGATCAAGGGCAAGATCAACGTCGTGCCCGAGATGAACGACGTGATCCACGCCGCCATCAAGTACAACGGCGGCAACCTCTGCGACTACGACAAGGACATGATGCGCAAGGTGCGCGACACCCTCGTCAACGCGAAGGCCAACTGGATCGCCATGGAATATTCCACCATCGAGAAGATGGTGGCCGGCGACTACGCCGCGACCTCGGACTGGAACGGCTCGGCCATGCGCCAGCGCCTCCAGAACCCGAAGATCCACTACATCCTGCCGAAGGAAGGCTTCCAGATCTGGTCGGACAACATCGTCGTGCTCAAGGACGCCAAGAACCTCGAGAACGCCAAGCTGTTCCTGAACTTCATGATGGACCCGGAGAACGCGGGCCTGAACTCCTCGTTCCACCGCTACGCCAACGGCATCGCCGGCTCGGAGAAGTTCATGCCGGCCGACATGCAGGACGCGCCGGAACTGAACATCCCCGCCGACAAGATGAAGGTCGCGGAGCTGATCAAGACCTGCCCGCCCGAGGCCCAGGCGATCTACACCAAGATCTGGACCGAACTGCAGAAGTGA
- a CDS encoding FliM/FliN family flagellar motor switch protein, which translates to MSTFEKIGIEVSVVLGGQTMPIHQLLRMGRGAVIELDRTADQDVEILANDVPVARGQVILNGERVGISITEVLFRAPTYRRHDDVRKV; encoded by the coding sequence ATGTCGACCTTCGAGAAGATCGGTATCGAAGTCTCCGTCGTCCTAGGCGGCCAGACCATGCCCATCCACCAGCTGCTGCGCATGGGCCGCGGCGCCGTGATCGAACTCGACCGCACCGCCGACCAGGACGTAGAGATCCTCGCCAACGACGTTCCCGTCGCCCGCGGGCAGGTGATCCTCAACGGCGAGCGCGTCGGCATCTCGATCACCGAAGTGCTGTTCCGCGCCCCGACCTACCGCCGCCACGACGACGTCCGCAAGGTCTGA